One stretch of Verrucomicrobiales bacterium DNA includes these proteins:
- a CDS encoding CotH kinase family protein, whose protein sequence is MIKIQLSENALRSLRREPRTYVQAKIQEGSNTYENVGIHLKGAAGSFRDVDNQPALTLNFDKFKKGQKFHGLDKLHLNNSVQDPSYLTELICSELFLEAGVPATRVSHAAVELNGRRLGLYVLKEGFGKPFLKRHFANVKGNLYDGGFLRDVTETLERISGTEEGQPAVERLVRACEISNPQLRRAELERRLDVERFLSFIAVEMMTWHWDGYLMKANNYRIYHDPDSDRIVFLPHGMDQMFWSPNGTVSPPPQGLVAASLLTASGMKARYRARAAELTTNVFIADRITARIRSVAARIRPVLAAQDAESATAHDAAVKNLARQVTQRAAYLRRILTEAAPTTPTFNAEGEAELSNWRTRIDAGAAQFRRAEEGGRQVLVIETAPSEPPSAGESSEACLASYRSVVLLEPGRYQLSGRMRTEKLVPISNSVRGSGAGLRISQRRRQQGLVNDSGWQEMRYEFIVGEQEEIELICDLRAQSGSAYFDAGSLRLKRLPAQPDPATKAAP, encoded by the coding sequence GTGATCAAGATTCAGTTGAGCGAGAACGCGCTGCGGTCGCTGCGGAGGGAACCCAGAACGTATGTCCAAGCCAAAATTCAAGAGGGATCCAACACTTACGAAAACGTGGGCATCCATCTCAAGGGCGCCGCAGGCAGCTTTAGGGATGTAGACAACCAACCCGCGCTCACTCTGAACTTTGACAAATTCAAGAAGGGGCAAAAATTCCACGGGCTCGACAAACTGCACCTCAACAATTCAGTCCAAGACCCCAGCTATCTGACGGAACTGATCTGCAGTGAGTTATTCCTGGAGGCTGGCGTGCCCGCCACTCGCGTCAGTCACGCTGCGGTCGAGCTCAATGGCCGACGCCTGGGCCTCTACGTTCTCAAGGAGGGCTTTGGAAAACCCTTTCTCAAGCGGCACTTTGCAAACGTCAAAGGAAATCTCTACGACGGCGGATTCTTGCGCGACGTCACCGAGACTCTGGAGCGCATCTCCGGCACCGAGGAAGGACAGCCAGCGGTAGAGCGGCTGGTGCGTGCCTGCGAAATCTCCAACCCCCAGCTCCGCAGGGCCGAACTGGAGCGGCGGCTCGATGTGGAACGTTTCCTCAGCTTTATCGCGGTCGAAATGATGACCTGGCATTGGGATGGCTATCTGATGAAGGCCAACAACTATCGGATCTACCATGACCCTGATTCGGACCGAATCGTCTTCCTTCCGCACGGGATGGATCAAATGTTCTGGAGCCCTAACGGAACCGTTTCACCCCCACCCCAGGGCCTCGTGGCGGCCAGTCTGCTGACGGCTTCTGGAATGAAGGCGCGCTACCGAGCCCGCGCCGCCGAACTCACCACCAACGTTTTCATCGCCGACCGGATCACGGCAAGAATCCGGAGCGTGGCCGCACGGATCCGCCCCGTGCTCGCCGCGCAGGATGCAGAGTCGGCAACCGCCCACGACGCCGCAGTGAAGAACCTCGCACGACAGGTTACCCAACGGGCGGCCTACCTGCGACGCATCCTGACCGAGGCGGCTCCCACCACCCCCACGTTCAACGCCGAGGGGGAAGCCGAGCTGTCCAACTGGCGCACCCGCATCGACGCCGGAGCAGCGCAGTTCAGGCGCGCCGAGGAGGGAGGGCGGCAGGTTCTAGTGATTGAGACAGCTCCCAGCGAACCGCCGTCCGCCGGCGAGTCCTCCGAGGCGTGCCTGGCCTCCTATCGGTCGGTGGTGCTGCTCGAGCCCGGACGCTACCAGCTATCGGGTCGGATGCGCACCGAGAAGCTGGTGCCGATCAGCAACTCGGTGCGGGGCTCAGGAGCGGGGCTGCGCATCTCCCAACGCCGGCGTCAGCAAGGCTTGGTGAACGACAGCGGCTGGCAAGAGATGCGCTACGAGTTCATCGTGGGAGAGCAGGAGGAGATTGAGCTGATCTGCGATCTGCGGGCCCAAAGCGGCAGCGCTTACTTCGATGCCGGCTCGTTGCGTCTGAAAAGGCTTCCCGCCCAGCCCGACCCGGCGACCAAGGCCGCGCCATGA